The proteins below are encoded in one region of Parvicella tangerina:
- the paaB gene encoding 1,2-phenylacetyl-CoA epoxidase subunit PaaB, translated as MDNQGDLWEVFIQPKPGRPFKHAGSLHAYDKKMAMEAARDLYTRRNEGTGLWLVKAEDIVASQPEDMGEFFDPANDKAYRHPTFYTMPEGSKHI; from the coding sequence ATGGATAATCAAGGAGATCTTTGGGAAGTATTTATTCAGCCCAAACCAGGAAGACCTTTCAAACACGCAGGAAGTCTTCACGCTTATGATAAGAAAATGGCAATGGAAGCTGCAAGAGACCTTTATACCAGAAGAAATGAAGGTACGGGACTTTGGCTAGTAAAAGCTGAGGACATTGTCGCTAGTCAACCTGAAGATATGGGAGAATTTTTTGATCCTGCGAATGACAAAGCATATAGACACCCAACCTTCTATACCATGCCAGAAGGTTCAAAACACATTTAA
- a CDS encoding tellurite resistance TerB family protein, whose translation MTDKERLYEHMGELIYAIAMADGKIQKEEQDAIDEILKNHKWASNIKWSFDYEKEHHHTVREVYHKVMSYCIAHGPSEEYVEFVDVMIRVADASNGIDEDEYALINEFSYKLSEHFQGDLDKLH comes from the coding sequence ATGACAGATAAAGAAAGATTATACGAACACATGGGAGAACTCATTTATGCCATTGCCATGGCAGATGGGAAGATCCAAAAAGAGGAGCAAGATGCAATTGATGAAATTCTGAAGAACCATAAGTGGGCTTCTAACATCAAATGGTCATTTGACTACGAAAAAGAGCATCATCATACCGTGAGAGAGGTATACCATAAAGTTATGAGTTACTGTATCGCTCATGGCCCTTCTGAAGAATATGTGGAATTTGTAGATGTGATGATTCGTGTTGCAGATGCTAGCAACGGTATTGACGAGGATGAGTATGCCCTAATTAATGAGTTTTCATATAAGCTAAGTGAACACTTTCAAGGAGATTTGGATAAATTGCATTAA
- the paaC gene encoding 1,2-phenylacetyl-CoA epoxidase subunit PaaC, with protein MNDSLYKYTLRLADNGLILSHRLAEYISCAPFLEEDLALTNTGLDLLGQSEALLKYAAEIKGGVDEDWLAFARNEEDYFNFHMVEYPNEDYGYVIARQFLIDVFNYYNYTQLVDSKDERIAAVAKKAIKEVTYHLRRSSEWIIRLGDGTEESKTRIQQCLEDLWMYTDEFFEVDEVQEELHKQGIASDLNVIRKQWNQKVAEVLEEATLTKPEKPKYSLVYGKDGGHTEYMGFLLADMQYLKNRYPEATW; from the coding sequence ATGAACGATAGCTTATATAAATATACATTGAGACTTGCTGACAATGGGTTGATTTTGAGTCATCGTTTGGCGGAATACATTAGCTGTGCCCCATTCCTGGAGGAAGATTTGGCATTAACTAATACCGGACTAGATCTACTTGGACAATCTGAAGCATTGCTGAAGTACGCTGCAGAAATTAAGGGAGGTGTCGATGAAGATTGGCTTGCCTTTGCCAGAAACGAAGAAGACTATTTCAACTTTCATATGGTTGAATACCCTAATGAGGATTACGGATATGTAATTGCTAGACAATTTCTAATAGACGTGTTTAACTACTACAACTATACACAGCTTGTCGACAGTAAAGATGAAAGAATTGCAGCTGTAGCTAAGAAAGCCATTAAAGAAGTTACCTATCACCTTAGAAGAAGTAGTGAATGGATCATTCGATTGGGTGATGGCACTGAAGAAAGTAAAACAAGAATTCAGCAGTGTTTGGAAGATCTATGGATGTATACGGATGAGTTCTTTGAAGTAGATGAGGTTCAGGAAGAGCTTCACAAACAAGGAATTGCTTCAGATCTAAACGTTATCAGAAAGCAATGGAATCAAAAAGTAGCTGAAGTTCTTGAAGAAGCAACTTTAACTAAGCCAGAAAAACCAAAATACAGTTTGGTATATGGCAAAGATGGAGGCCATACAGAATACATGGGCTTCCTCCTGGCAGATATGCAATATTTAAAGAACCGATACCCTGAAGCAACCTGGTAA